The Megalobrama amblycephala isolate DHTTF-2021 linkage group LG18, ASM1881202v1, whole genome shotgun sequence genome segment GTCTGTTCTCTGTGCTCATGTTTGGATGGATTTATGTGGTGAATGTGCCCTTTTCAGCTCTGTTTTAAGCATGAAGCTCATCGATGGCAGCTGTCAGCGTGTTCTTTGATTGTCGTCTGTCTCTTCACAAAATGTGAGTGCGAACAATCTCTTAATGTCACACCTTATCTCTCGGCTCTTATCCTCCTCACAAGTAATGAAAAGCCAAATGTCACCCAATAAGACGGGAACACAAACGCCTGTTACCCCAGCAGCCATGACGGAAAGAAGCAATAGATTGAGAGAAAGATGTTTGACAAAAATCACACCATCATAAGCAACTTACCAGAGGAAAGCTGAGAGTTTCAAGCGCTTGGTGATTCAATgcaaataaaaagtattaaactTTAAGGTAAGTTTATGTTTTGGTCTTTGCTTCTGTTTAATGAAATGCTTAAAATACATTGTATATATTGACATGACAAACATTCAGTGTGCGTTCAGAAGTTTGGGTTCGGTACGATTTTTCAGTGTTttagaaagaagtctcttctgctcatttgtgatcaaaaatacaataataatagtgaaatattattaccaattttaatagctgttttctatgtgaatatactgTATTGTGAACTCtaatcctgtgatcaaagctgaattttcagcatcattactccagtcttcagagtcacatgatccttcagaaatcattctcgTATGCTGATTTcaagccacagccttagatgaaatcaactgcaaataaaagatattaaatctctcaagatctcagcagaggaggattaaacaacttatcagcttcacttattactaaccattttgactttatttctgggtaacactttattttgatggtcccttttATATTGGTCTTGGAGGTCTAGTCATGACTACATCTCTGGTTTTGATTGGTCTTGCTCTTGTTTTTGGTCTTGGTCTTGGAGGTCTGTTCTTAACCACACCTCTGGTCTTGATTAGTCTTGGTCTTGTTTTTGGTCTTGGTCTTAGGGGTCTGGTCTTGACTACACCTCTGATCTTGGTAGGTCTTACTCTTGTTTTTAGTCTTGGTCTTAGGGGTCTGGTCTTGACCATAACTCTGGTCTTGATTGGTCTTGTTTTTGGTCTTGGTCTTGGAGATCTGGTCTTGACTACAGCTCTGGTCTTGATTAGTCTTGGTTTTGGTCTTGGATATCTGGTCTTGACTACACCTCTGGTCTTGATTGGTCTTGCTCTTGTTTTTGGTCTTGGAGGTCTGGTCTTGACCACAGCTCTGGTCTTGATTAGTCTTGGTTTTGGTCTTGGATATCTGGTCTTGACTACACCTCTGGTCTTGATTGGTCTTGCTCTTGTTTTTGGTCTTGGAGGTCTGGTCTTGACCACAGCTCTGGTCTTGATTAgtcttggtcttggtcttgGAGGTCTGGTCTTGACTACACCTCTGGTCTTGATTGGTCTTGCTCTTGTTTTTTGTCTTGGAGGTCTGGTCTTGACTACACCTCTGGTCTTGATTTGTCTTCCTCTTGTTTTTGGTCTTGGTCTTAGGGGTCTGGTCTTGACTACACCTCTGATCTTGGTAGGTCTTACTCTTGTTTTTAGTCTTGGTCTTAGGGGTCTGGTCTTGACCATAACTCTGGTCTTGATTGGTCTTGTTTTTGGTCTTGGTCTTGGAGATCTGGTCTTGACTACAGCTCTGGTCTTGATTAGTCTTGGTTTTGGTCTTGGATATCTGGTCTTGACTACACCTCTGGTCTTGATTGGTCTTGCTCTTGTTTTTGGTCTTGGAGGTCTGGTCTTGACCACAGCTCTGGTCTTGATTAgtcttggtcttggtcttgGAGGTCTGGTCTTGACTACACCTCTGGTCTTGATTGGTCTTGCTCTTGTTTTTTGTCTTGGAGGTCTGGTCTTGACTACACCTCTGGTCTTGATTTGTCTTCCTCTTGTTTTTGGTCTTGGTCTTAGGGGTCTGGTCTTGACTACACCTCTGATCTTGGTAGGTCTTACTCTTGTTTTTAGTCTTGGTCTTAGGGGTCTGGTCTTGACCATAACTCTGGTCTTGATTGGTCTTGTTTTTGGTCTTGGTCTTGGAGATCTGGTCTTGACTACAGCTCTGGTCTTGATTAGTCTTGGTTTTGGTCTTGGATATCTGGTCTTGACTACACCTCTGGTCTTGATTGGTCTTGCTCTTGTTTTTGGTCTTGGAGGTCTGGTCTTGACCACAGCTCTGGTCTTGATTAgtcttggtcttggtcttgGAGGTCTGGTCTTGACTACACCTCTGGTCTTGATTGGTCTTGCTCTTGTTTTTTGTCTTGGAGGTCTGGTCTTGACTACACCTCTGGTCTTGATTTGTCTTCCTCTTGTTTTTGGTCTTGGTCTTGGAGGTCTGATCTTGACCACATCTCTGGTCTTGATTAGTCTTGGTCTTGGTTTTGGTCTTGGTCTTAGGAGTCTGGTCTTGACCACAACTCTGGTCTTGATTAGTCTTGCTCTTGTTTTTGGTCTTGGAGTTCTGGTCTTGGAGTTCTGGTCTTGACTACACCTCTGGTCTTGCTCTTGGAGGTCTAGTTTTGACCACACCTCCAGTCTTGATTGGTCTTGCTCTTGGAGGTCTGGTCTTGACTACATCTCTGGTCTTGATTGGTCTTGCTCTTGGAGGTCTGGTCTTGACTACACCTCTGGTCTTGATTGGTCTTGCTCTTGGAGGTCTGGTCTTGACTACACCTCCAGTCTTGATTGGTCTTGCTCTTGGAGGTCTGGTCTTGACTACACCTCCAGTCTTGATTGGTCTTGGTCTTGTTTTTGGTCTTGGAGTTCTGGTTTTGACTACACCTCTGGTCTTGATTGGTATTGCTCTTGGAGGTCTGGTCTTGACTACACCTCCAGTCTTGATTGGTCTTAGTCTCACCTCTCTTGAGTCTTTGTCTTGGTTTTGGTATGGTCTTGACTACTGGTTTTATGGTCTTGGTTTTGTCTTGGTCTTGGAGGTCTCTGACCTCTGATCTTGATTGGTCTTTGTCTTGGTTTTGGTCTTGGAGGTCTGGTCTTGATTGTCTTGGTTTTGGCCTTGGTCTTCTTGAGGTGACCTCTGGTTAACCATTAAAAAAGCATTCACATCCTTGTAGAATtcataattacagcttgtaatcTCAACTTGAAAGGATTTTCTGAACGCTCCGACTTGTACCACGTGACCACTTGAGTTTGAGTTTATTTCACTCTAGTATTACTGAAAGTTCATTATACTTTATAGAAGAAAGTTACGTCAACTTAATAACTACACTAAAATGAACTTAATCAGGATGACTACACTTCTGGTCATtaggagaataaatgttgaatggtcaaaaaaaataatatagagAGAGATGttggtttaatatttttggtCTTGGATGTTTATaccaaatatattttaacttcTGGAAATTTTTGTTTCTACAAACAGACACTTACTGTAACAAGGGGGAAATCTGGATTATTCTTTAGTAAAGACAAAAGGGCACAGTTTTTAAGATGAATGAATCAAGGTCATTTATTGAAGAACAAAGAGCACAACACTACCATCTGATGATAGTGACCAAAAAACAAGAAACTCAAACCAAAATAAACTTCTGAGAAT includes the following:
- the LOC125252325 gene encoding peptidyl-prolyl cis-trans isomerase G-like, yielding MDEGSCTGEEVTSRRPRPKPRQSRPDLQDQNQDKDQSRSEVRDLQDQDKTKTIKPVVKTIPKPRQRLKRGETKTNQDWRCSQDQTSKSNTNQDQRCSQNQNSKTKNKTKTNQDWRCSQDQTSKSKTNQDWRCSQDQTSKSKTNQDQRCSQDQTSKSKTNQDQRCSQDQTSKSKTNQDWRPELQDQNSKTKNKSKTNQDQSCGQDQTPKTKTKTKTKTNQDQRCGQDQTSKTKTKNKRKTNQDQRCSQDQTSKTKNKSKTNQDQRCSQDQTSKTKTKTNQDQSCGQDQTSKTKNKSKTNQDQRCSQDQISKTKTKTNQDQSCSQDQISKTKTKNKTNQDQSYGQDQTPKTKTKNKSKTYQDQRCSQDQTPKTKTKNKRKTNQDQRCSQDQTSKTKNKSKTNQDQRCSQDQTSKTKTKTNQDQSCGQDQTSKTKNKSKTNQDQRCSQDQISKTKTKTNQDQSCSQDQISKTKTKNKTNQDQSYGQDQTPKTKTKNKSKTYQDQRCSQDQTPKTKTKNKRKTNQDQRCSQDQTSKTKNKSKTNQDQRCSQDQTSKTKTKTNQDQSCGQDQTSKTKNKSKTNQDQRCSQDQISKTKTKTNQDQSCGQDQTSKTKNKSKTNQDQRCSQDQISKTKTKTNQDQSCSQDQISKTKTKNKTNQDQSYGQDQTPKTKTKNKSKTYQDQRCSQDQTPKTKTKNKTKTNQDQRCG